In Balearica regulorum gibbericeps isolate bBalReg1 chromosome 2, bBalReg1.pri, whole genome shotgun sequence, one DNA window encodes the following:
- the TPD52 gene encoding tumor protein D52 isoform X3 has product MEPPRDQGLLRSDSIPEVGEDAAATVGMAETLSEEEQDELRKELAKVEEEIQTLSQVLAAKEKHLAEIKRKLGINSLQELRQNITKSWQDVTSTTAYKKTSETLSQAGQKASAAFSSVGSVITKKFEDVRLQAFSHSFSIRSIQHSISMPIMRNSPTFKSFEEKVESLKSKVGGSKPAGGDFGEVLNSAANASATETIAEQTQEETH; this is encoded by the exons GGCTGCTGAGAAGCGACTCTATACCTGAGGTTggagaggatgctgctgctACAGTTGGTATGGCAGAAACACTCTCAGAAGAAGAACAGGATGAGCTAAGAAAAGAGCTTGCTAAG GTGGAAGAGGAAATCCAGACGCTCTCACAAGTGCTAGCTGCCAAAGAGAAGCATCTAGCAGAAATCAAGAGAAAGCTGGGAATTAACTCATTACAGGAACTAAGGCAGAACATTACCAAAAGCTGGCAAGATGTTACATCAACCACAGC ATacaagaaaacatcagaaaccCTATCTCAGGCTGGTCAGAaggcttctgctgctttttcatctgTTGGTTCAGTCATAACCAAGAAGTTTGAAGATGTCAG ACTACAGGCATTTTCACATTCCTTTAG TATACGCTCCATACAACATTCAATTAGCATGCCTATTATGAG aaattctCCTACGTTCAAATCCTTTGAGGAAAAAGTTGAAAGCTTAAAG TCTAAAGTTGGAGGAAGCAAACCTGCTGGAGGAGACTTCGGAGAAGTTCTCAACTCTGCTGCCAATGCCAGTGCCACAGAAACTATTGCAGAACAGACACAGGAGGAGACCCACTGA
- the TPD52 gene encoding tumor protein D52 isoform X2 yields MDLYEDYKSPFDFNAGVNRNYLFLSPSINLSPPGSPTLAKSGLLRSDSIPEVGEDAAATVGMAETLSEEEQDELRKELAKVEEEIQTLSQVLAAKEKHLAEIKRKLGINSLQELRQNITKSWQDVTSTTAYKKTSETLSQAGQKASAAFSSVGSVITKKFEDVRNSPTFKSFEEKVESLKSKVGGSKPAGGDFGEVLNSAANASATETIAEQTQEETH; encoded by the exons ATGGATCTGTATGAGGATTACAAGTCGCCCTTCGATTTCAATGCTGGAGTGAACAGAAACTATCTTTTCCTGTCGCCTAGCATAAACCTTTCTCCACCCGGATCACCTACACTGGCAAAGTCTG GGCTGCTGAGAAGCGACTCTATACCTGAGGTTggagaggatgctgctgctACAGTTGGTATGGCAGAAACACTCTCAGAAGAAGAACAGGATGAGCTAAGAAAAGAGCTTGCTAAG GTGGAAGAGGAAATCCAGACGCTCTCACAAGTGCTAGCTGCCAAAGAGAAGCATCTAGCAGAAATCAAGAGAAAGCTGGGAATTAACTCATTACAGGAACTAAGGCAGAACATTACCAAAAGCTGGCAAGATGTTACATCAACCACAGC ATacaagaaaacatcagaaaccCTATCTCAGGCTGGTCAGAaggcttctgctgctttttcatctgTTGGTTCAGTCATAACCAAGAAGTTTGAAGATGTCAG aaattctCCTACGTTCAAATCCTTTGAGGAAAAAGTTGAAAGCTTAAAG TCTAAAGTTGGAGGAAGCAAACCTGCTGGAGGAGACTTCGGAGAAGTTCTCAACTCTGCTGCCAATGCCAGTGCCACAGAAACTATTGCAGAACAGACACAGGAGGAGACCCACTGA
- the TPD52 gene encoding tumor protein D52 isoform X1 yields MDLYEDYKSPFDFNAGVNRNYLFLSPSINLSPPGSPTLAKSGLLRSDSIPEVGEDAAATVGMAETLSEEEQDELRKELAKVEEEIQTLSQVLAAKEKHLAEIKRKLGINSLQELRQNITKSWQDVTSTTAYKKTSETLSQAGQKASAAFSSVGSVITKKFEDVRLQAFSHSFSIRSIQHSISMPIMRNSPTFKSFEEKVESLKSKVGGSKPAGGDFGEVLNSAANASATETIAEQTQEETH; encoded by the exons ATGGATCTGTATGAGGATTACAAGTCGCCCTTCGATTTCAATGCTGGAGTGAACAGAAACTATCTTTTCCTGTCGCCTAGCATAAACCTTTCTCCACCCGGATCACCTACACTGGCAAAGTCTG GGCTGCTGAGAAGCGACTCTATACCTGAGGTTggagaggatgctgctgctACAGTTGGTATGGCAGAAACACTCTCAGAAGAAGAACAGGATGAGCTAAGAAAAGAGCTTGCTAAG GTGGAAGAGGAAATCCAGACGCTCTCACAAGTGCTAGCTGCCAAAGAGAAGCATCTAGCAGAAATCAAGAGAAAGCTGGGAATTAACTCATTACAGGAACTAAGGCAGAACATTACCAAAAGCTGGCAAGATGTTACATCAACCACAGC ATacaagaaaacatcagaaaccCTATCTCAGGCTGGTCAGAaggcttctgctgctttttcatctgTTGGTTCAGTCATAACCAAGAAGTTTGAAGATGTCAG ACTACAGGCATTTTCACATTCCTTTAG TATACGCTCCATACAACATTCAATTAGCATGCCTATTATGAG aaattctCCTACGTTCAAATCCTTTGAGGAAAAAGTTGAAAGCTTAAAG TCTAAAGTTGGAGGAAGCAAACCTGCTGGAGGAGACTTCGGAGAAGTTCTCAACTCTGCTGCCAATGCCAGTGCCACAGAAACTATTGCAGAACAGACACAGGAGGAGACCCACTGA
- the TPD52 gene encoding tumor protein D52 isoform X4: protein MEPPRDQGLLRSDSIPEVGEDAAATVGMAETLSEEEQDELRKELAKVEEEIQTLSQVLAAKEKHLAEIKRKLGINSLQELRQNITKSWQDVTSTTAYKKTSETLSQAGQKASAAFSSVGSVITKKFEDVRNSPTFKSFEEKVESLKSKVGGSKPAGGDFGEVLNSAANASATETIAEQTQEETH, encoded by the exons GGCTGCTGAGAAGCGACTCTATACCTGAGGTTggagaggatgctgctgctACAGTTGGTATGGCAGAAACACTCTCAGAAGAAGAACAGGATGAGCTAAGAAAAGAGCTTGCTAAG GTGGAAGAGGAAATCCAGACGCTCTCACAAGTGCTAGCTGCCAAAGAGAAGCATCTAGCAGAAATCAAGAGAAAGCTGGGAATTAACTCATTACAGGAACTAAGGCAGAACATTACCAAAAGCTGGCAAGATGTTACATCAACCACAGC ATacaagaaaacatcagaaaccCTATCTCAGGCTGGTCAGAaggcttctgctgctttttcatctgTTGGTTCAGTCATAACCAAGAAGTTTGAAGATGTCAG aaattctCCTACGTTCAAATCCTTTGAGGAAAAAGTTGAAAGCTTAAAG TCTAAAGTTGGAGGAAGCAAACCTGCTGGAGGAGACTTCGGAGAAGTTCTCAACTCTGCTGCCAATGCCAGTGCCACAGAAACTATTGCAGAACAGACACAGGAGGAGACCCACTGA